The proteins below come from a single Agrococcus beijingensis genomic window:
- a CDS encoding ATP-dependent Clp protease ATP-binding subunit has protein sequence MFERFTDRARRVVVLAQEEAKLLNHNYIGTEHILLGLIHEGDGVAAKALEQLGISLDAVRAQVQDMIGTGSQQTTGHIPFTPRAKKVLELSLREALQLGHNYIGTEHVLLGLIREGEGVAAQVLVKLGADLNRVRQTVNQLLAGYQGKESTTVGGDQTQQTDAKGSQILDQFGRNLTQAARDGKLDPVIGREKEIERVMQILSRRSKNNPVLIGEPGVGKTAVVEGLAQAIVKGEVPETLKDKQVYTLDLGSLIAGSRYRGDFEERLKKVTKEIRTRGDIITFIDEIHTLVGAGAAEGAIDAANILKPLLARGELQTIGATTLDEYRKHFEKDAALERRFQPIQVNEPSVAHTINILKGLRDRYESHHKVTITDGALVAAANLADRYVQDRFLPDKAIDLIDEGGARLRLSILSAPPELREFDDRIADVRHRKEGAIEGQDFEAAARLRDEEKELLGERLRLEKQWRSGNGGPTGVLDEGVIAEVLANATGIPVFKLTEEESARLVFMEQALHQRVIGQEEAVSVLAKTIRRQRAGLKDPRRPSGSFIFAGPTGVGKTELAKALAEFLFDDEDALIALDMSEYSEKHTVSRLFGAPPGFVGFEEGGQLTEKVRRKPFSVVLFDEIEKAHNDIFNSLLQILEEGRLTDGQGRVVDFKNTVIIMTTNLGTKDIAGGPVGFVLEGSNEGDYDRMRAKVREELKKNFKPEFLNRVDETIVFPQLSPPELLQIVDLFINRLRERLLDRDMTIELSEAAKKRLIHIGHDPALGARPLRRAVQHEIEDVLSEKILHGELGAGEHVMVDFVDDEFVFTHTSPEANANELEPAGA, from the coding sequence ATGTTCGAGAGGTTCACCGACCGCGCTCGCCGAGTCGTGGTGCTCGCTCAAGAAGAGGCGAAGCTGCTCAACCACAACTACATCGGCACGGAGCACATCCTGCTCGGCCTCATCCACGAGGGCGACGGCGTCGCTGCCAAGGCGCTCGAGCAGCTCGGCATCTCGCTCGATGCCGTGCGCGCCCAGGTGCAGGACATGATCGGCACCGGCAGCCAGCAGACGACGGGCCACATCCCGTTCACGCCGCGCGCCAAGAAGGTGCTCGAGCTGAGCCTGCGCGAGGCGCTGCAGCTCGGCCACAACTACATCGGCACGGAGCACGTGCTGCTCGGCCTGATCCGCGAGGGCGAGGGCGTCGCCGCCCAGGTGCTCGTGAAGCTCGGCGCCGACCTCAACCGCGTGCGCCAGACGGTCAACCAGCTGCTCGCGGGCTACCAGGGCAAGGAGTCGACCACGGTCGGCGGCGACCAGACCCAGCAGACCGACGCCAAGGGCTCGCAGATCCTCGACCAGTTCGGGCGCAACCTCACGCAGGCGGCGCGCGACGGCAAGCTCGACCCCGTCATCGGGCGCGAGAAGGAGATCGAGCGGGTCATGCAAATCCTCTCCCGCCGCTCCAAGAACAACCCGGTGCTGATCGGTGAGCCCGGCGTCGGCAAGACGGCCGTCGTCGAGGGCCTCGCGCAGGCCATCGTCAAGGGCGAGGTGCCCGAGACGCTCAAGGACAAGCAGGTCTACACGCTCGACCTCGGCTCGCTGATCGCGGGCAGCCGCTACCGCGGCGACTTCGAGGAGCGCCTCAAGAAGGTGACGAAGGAGATCCGCACCCGCGGCGACATCATCACCTTCATCGACGAGATCCACACGCTCGTCGGCGCCGGCGCCGCCGAGGGCGCGATCGACGCCGCCAACATCCTGAAGCCGCTGCTCGCCCGCGGCGAGCTGCAGACCATCGGCGCCACCACGCTCGACGAGTACCGCAAGCACTTCGAGAAGGATGCCGCCCTCGAGCGCCGCTTCCAGCCCATCCAGGTCAACGAGCCGTCGGTCGCCCACACGATCAACATCCTCAAGGGCCTGCGCGACCGCTACGAGTCGCACCACAAGGTGACGATCACCGACGGCGCGCTCGTCGCCGCCGCGAACCTCGCCGACCGCTACGTGCAGGATCGCTTCCTGCCCGACAAGGCGATCGACCTGATCGACGAGGGCGGCGCCCGCCTGCGCCTGTCGATCCTCTCGGCACCCCCCGAGCTGCGCGAGTTCGACGACCGCATCGCCGACGTGCGCCACCGCAAGGAGGGCGCCATCGAGGGGCAGGACTTCGAGGCGGCCGCACGACTGCGCGACGAGGAGAAGGAGCTGCTCGGCGAGCGGCTGCGCCTCGAGAAGCAGTGGCGCAGCGGCAACGGCGGCCCCACCGGCGTGCTCGACGAGGGCGTGATCGCCGAGGTGCTGGCGAACGCCACCGGCATCCCGGTCTTCAAGCTCACCGAGGAGGAGTCGGCTCGGCTCGTCTTCATGGAGCAGGCGCTGCACCAGCGCGTCATCGGCCAGGAGGAGGCCGTCAGCGTGCTGGCCAAGACGATCCGTCGTCAGCGCGCCGGCCTCAAGGACCCGCGCCGCCCCTCGGGCTCGTTCATCTTCGCCGGCCCCACGGGCGTCGGCAAGACCGAGCTCGCCAAGGCGCTCGCGGAGTTCCTCTTCGACGACGAGGACGCCCTGATCGCGCTCGACATGTCGGAGTACAGCGAGAAGCACACCGTCTCGCGCCTGTTCGGCGCCCCTCCCGGGTTCGTCGGCTTCGAGGAGGGCGGCCAGCTCACCGAGAAGGTGCGGCGCAAGCCGTTCTCGGTCGTGCTGTTCGACGAGATCGAGAAGGCGCACAACGACATCTTCAACTCGCTGCTCCAGATCCTCGAGGAGGGTCGTCTCACCGACGGCCAGGGCCGCGTGGTCGACTTCAAGAACACGGTCATCATCATGACGACCAACCTCGGCACGAAGGACATCGCCGGCGGACCGGTCGGCTTCGTGCTCGAGGGCTCGAACGAGGGCGACTACGACCGGATGCGCGCCAAGGTGCGCGAGGAGCTCAAGAAGAACTTCAAGCCCGAGTTCCTCAACCGCGTCGACGAGACGATCGTCTTCCCGCAGCTCTCGCCGCCCGAGCTGCTGCAGATCGTCGACCTCTTCATCAACCGCCTGCGCGAGCGCCTGCTCGACCGCGACATGACGATCGAGCTCAGCGAGGCGGCCAAGAAGCGCCTCATCCACATCGGTCACGACCCGGCGCTCGGCGCCCGGCCGCTGCGCCGCGCGGTGCAGCACGAGATCGAGGATGTGCTGAGCGAGAAGATCCTGCACGGCGAGCTGGGTGCGGGGGAGCACGTCATGGTCGACTTCGTCGACGACGAGTTCGTCTTCACGCACACGAGCCCGGAGGCGAACGCCAACGAGCTGGAGCCCGCAGGGGCGTAG
- a CDS encoding amino-acid N-acetyltransferase, whose translation MADTASAPAGAPLVVRRARTGDVRAMRDLIEPYVRRRILLGKELVTLYEAVQEFVVAERDGVVVGCGALHVLWEDLGEVRTIAVAQGALGKGVGHAMLADLEERARELGLSRLFCLTFETEFFSRHGFEEVAEQIVDADVFAELLRSLDGGVAEFLDLAHVKPNTLGNTRMLKRL comes from the coding sequence ATGGCCGACACCGCATCTGCCCCCGCCGGCGCACCGCTCGTCGTCCGGCGCGCCCGCACCGGCGACGTGCGCGCGATGCGCGACCTGATCGAGCCCTACGTACGACGCAGGATCCTGCTCGGCAAGGAGCTCGTCACGCTCTACGAGGCAGTGCAGGAGTTCGTCGTCGCCGAGCGCGACGGCGTCGTCGTCGGCTGCGGCGCCCTCCACGTGCTCTGGGAGGACCTGGGCGAGGTGCGCACGATCGCCGTCGCCCAGGGCGCGCTCGGCAAGGGCGTCGGCCACGCGATGCTCGCCGACCTCGAGGAGCGGGCGCGCGAGCTGGGGCTCTCGCGGCTGTTCTGCCTCACGTTCGAGACGGAGTTCTTCAGCCGCCACGGCTTCGAGGAGGTCGCCGAGCAGATCGTCGATGCCGACGTGTTCGCCGAGCTGCTGCGCTCGCTCGACGGCGGCGTGGCCGAGTTCCTCGACCTCGCGCACGTCAAGCCGAACACGCTCGGCAACACGCGCATGCTCAAGCGCCTCTGA
- a CDS encoding helix-turn-helix domain-containing protein: MPAEEDLSRLHCRLDELLEAKGMTLTALAEAVGVSLVNLSVLKNDRARAIRFSTLIAICDALDCQPGDLFTVDAHRTEG; the protein is encoded by the coding sequence GTGCCGGCCGAGGAGGACCTCTCGCGGCTGCACTGCCGACTCGACGAGCTGCTCGAGGCCAAGGGGATGACGCTCACCGCCCTCGCCGAGGCGGTGGGCGTCAGCCTCGTCAACCTCTCGGTGCTGAAGAACGACCGGGCTCGGGCCATCCGCTTCTCGACCCTGATCGCCATCTGCGACGCGCTCGACTGCCAGCCCGGCGACCTGTTCACGGTCGACGCCCATCGAACTGAGGGCTGA
- a CDS encoding type II CAAX endopeptidase family protein, with product MTDQYGQQVPVPQPFGQPQHEQQPYGQRQDGQQPTGYGQPSYGQQPPGYTQPAYGQPAYGQPAYGQQPTYGYAPYGQPLPPAPKRPALLPAALPMSGLAHAQVLRPLERRVGRWFIAWAIAAGFFALGQLLSIALLLPGIIEFSSTIDPLDAQAGDADFASEMIAATVGTPLGMVAVNLAWAVMIPGVIVALAAFGKRAAGFASSVVGRWRWSAVGRAAILILPIFAVYIGASLAMDPTVEWQWDPNWGLVIAVLLTTPLQSTGEEFTFRGLLPQLMGGWLRHRYVPVLVMLLPVLLVMALQPATWWLSLLALASAALGPWLLRGPLGNAIWTGAATGLLFGAMHTHPSIAATLQLSLVGFACSMLTYRTGGLEAASVLHTANNVFIMVPLALTGTSAFASAQPVAGEDWLSFAITLVALTAAYAAVHFGMRRAQRSTEGTPAADLLEPRPALPMPQPVAVA from the coding sequence GTGACCGATCAGTACGGCCAGCAGGTGCCGGTTCCGCAGCCCTTCGGGCAGCCGCAGCACGAGCAGCAGCCCTACGGGCAGCGCCAAGACGGGCAGCAGCCCACGGGGTACGGCCAGCCTTCCTACGGCCAGCAGCCGCCCGGCTACACCCAGCCCGCGTACGGCCAGCCCGCGTACGGCCAGCCCGCGTACGGCCAGCAGCCCACATACGGCTACGCCCCGTACGGCCAGCCGCTGCCGCCCGCGCCGAAGCGCCCCGCGCTGCTGCCCGCGGCGCTGCCGATGTCGGGCCTCGCCCACGCGCAGGTCCTCCGGCCGCTCGAGCGCCGCGTCGGCCGCTGGTTCATCGCCTGGGCGATCGCGGCCGGATTCTTCGCCCTCGGCCAGCTCCTGTCGATCGCGCTGCTGCTGCCCGGCATCATCGAGTTCTCGTCGACGATCGACCCGCTGGACGCGCAGGCCGGCGATGCCGACTTCGCCAGCGAGATGATCGCGGCGACGGTCGGCACGCCGCTCGGCATGGTCGCGGTCAACCTGGCGTGGGCGGTCATGATCCCCGGCGTGATCGTGGCGCTGGCGGCGTTCGGCAAGCGTGCGGCCGGCTTCGCGTCGAGCGTCGTGGGCCGCTGGCGCTGGTCGGCGGTCGGCCGCGCGGCGATCCTGATCCTGCCCATCTTCGCCGTCTACATCGGTGCGTCGCTGGCGATGGACCCGACGGTCGAGTGGCAGTGGGATCCCAACTGGGGCCTGGTCATCGCGGTGCTGCTGACGACGCCGCTGCAGTCCACGGGCGAGGAGTTCACCTTCCGCGGCCTGCTGCCGCAGCTGATGGGCGGCTGGCTGCGCCACCGCTACGTGCCGGTGCTCGTCATGCTGCTGCCGGTGCTGCTGGTGATGGCGCTGCAGCCGGCCACCTGGTGGCTCTCGCTGCTGGCGCTCGCCTCCGCAGCCCTCGGGCCGTGGCTGCTGCGCGGGCCCCTCGGCAACGCCATCTGGACCGGAGCCGCGACCGGCCTGCTCTTCGGCGCGATGCATACGCATCCGTCGATCGCGGCGACCCTGCAGCTGTCGCTGGTGGGCTTCGCCTGCTCGATGCTGACCTACCGCACCGGCGGGCTCGAGGCCGCGTCGGTGCTGCACACGGCCAACAACGTCTTCATCATGGTGCCGCTCGCGCTCACCGGCACATCGGCGTTCGCCTCCGCGCAGCCGGTCGCGGGCGAGGACTGGCTGTCGTTCGCCATCACGCTGGTGGCGCTGACCGCCGCCTACGCGGCCGTGCACTTCGGGATGCGACGGGCGCAGCGGTCGACCGAGGGCACGCCGGCCGCCGACCTGCTCGAGCCGCGGCCCGCGCTCCCGATGCCGCAGCCGGTCGCCGTGGCCTGA
- a CDS encoding cell wall-binding repeat-containing protein — translation MIKHFKRTAAAGAACAVGVGLLVAPTAAVAAPIVVDPATTAVVNLLHFNDFHGRLDANTTVQFAGTIEQLRADYPTSSLLLSGGDSIGASNFVSASQDDEPTLEVLNAIGVDAAAVGNHEFDQGVDDLTGRVDALADFPYLSANVTLNGAPIGPAFETFEIDGITVGVIGAVTQQTPSLVDGSGVVGVEFGDPVTAVNAVAAELTDGDAANGEADVIVAEIHDGSQLTLAPNAPQAEQEATLAPDAAASGAFGDMVNSLSADVDVIFNGHTHRTYSWMAPVPGAPGETRPIVQSNEYSNLVGQVVLAVDRATGDATVEVLANHTRTTLPAADLAASYPRAAEVKTIVDAAVAEAAVIGNVEVGTISGPITVPALSNGNRSEESTSAQMVANMYRDQLASEARGAAEIGIVNPGGVRDSFLYEPTAPETEPGVVRLAEANTMLPFINNLWSITLTGAELDAVLEEQWQRSIDGVPFTSGRTYLQLGLSDNVTYTSDPTRPIDDRVSDIAIDGAFVTPDQEIRVASSSFLIGVMGSNAGDNFWSFGEGTDERDSGLVDQDALLAYLAANPGLAPDYTVRHVDVVGLPDAPVTAGTELTVEVNLIDRIRSLGAVASETVEILDETGAVVGSGDVVAGATATSATVTFTPSTPATDVASPALQTYTVRATNGSEIPFQLEVAAPTSRIAGADRFETAVDISESAYQAGADVVYVASGEVWPDALTAGPAAAHEGGPLLLVRRDSVADSVVGEIARLGAERVVIVGGEPSVGADVADAIAAIETVTTVDRLAGDDRFDTSLMVAEYAFESAAGAYITTGLRFPDALSAGAAAGHLDMPLVLVDPRFAVPAATVDVLDGLGIGAVRIVGDINAVPSSVAGQLVDEGFSVRRLGGSDRFVTSAIVTMSAFDAAPNGAYLASGLNFPDALAGSAVAGAQGAPLLISQPGCVPERVLTELERLQPASVTLLGGEPSLSAGVAWLRSCS, via the coding sequence GTGATCAAGCACTTCAAGCGCACTGCAGCGGCGGGAGCCGCCTGTGCCGTCGGCGTCGGGCTGCTCGTCGCCCCGACGGCCGCCGTCGCCGCTCCCATCGTCGTCGACCCCGCGACCACCGCGGTCGTCAACCTGCTCCACTTCAACGACTTCCACGGCCGCCTCGATGCGAACACCACAGTGCAGTTCGCCGGCACCATCGAGCAGCTGCGGGCCGACTACCCGACCTCGAGCCTGCTGCTCTCGGGCGGCGACAGCATCGGCGCATCGAACTTCGTCTCGGCGTCGCAGGACGACGAGCCGACGCTCGAGGTGCTGAACGCGATCGGCGTCGACGCCGCCGCGGTCGGCAACCACGAGTTCGACCAGGGCGTCGACGACCTCACGGGCCGGGTCGACGCGCTCGCCGACTTCCCCTACCTCTCCGCGAACGTCACCCTCAACGGCGCGCCCATCGGCCCCGCCTTCGAGACGTTCGAGATCGACGGCATCACGGTCGGCGTCATCGGCGCCGTCACGCAGCAGACGCCCAGCCTGGTCGACGGCTCCGGCGTGGTCGGCGTCGAGTTCGGCGACCCCGTCACGGCCGTCAACGCGGTCGCCGCAGAGCTCACCGATGGCGACGCCGCCAACGGCGAGGCCGATGTGATCGTCGCCGAGATCCACGACGGCTCGCAGCTGACGCTCGCGCCGAACGCGCCCCAGGCCGAGCAGGAGGCCACCCTCGCGCCGGACGCGGCCGCCAGCGGCGCCTTCGGCGACATGGTCAACTCGCTGTCGGCCGACGTCGACGTGATCTTCAACGGCCACACGCACCGGACCTATTCGTGGATGGCGCCCGTTCCGGGCGCCCCGGGCGAGACGCGACCGATCGTGCAGTCGAACGAGTACTCCAACCTGGTGGGCCAGGTCGTGCTCGCCGTCGACCGCGCCACCGGCGACGCGACCGTCGAGGTGCTCGCGAACCACACCCGCACGACCCTGCCTGCCGCCGACCTGGCGGCCTCCTACCCGCGCGCGGCCGAGGTCAAGACGATCGTCGACGCCGCAGTGGCCGAGGCGGCCGTGATCGGCAACGTCGAGGTCGGCACCATCTCGGGCCCGATCACCGTGCCGGCGCTCTCCAACGGCAACCGCAGCGAGGAGTCGACCTCGGCGCAGATGGTCGCGAACATGTACCGCGACCAGCTCGCCAGCGAGGCGCGCGGCGCCGCCGAGATCGGCATCGTCAACCCGGGCGGCGTGCGCGACAGCTTCCTCTACGAGCCGACGGCGCCCGAGACCGAGCCCGGTGTCGTTCGCCTCGCCGAGGCCAACACCATGCTGCCGTTCATCAACAACCTGTGGTCGATCACGCTCACCGGCGCCGAGCTCGACGCCGTGCTCGAGGAGCAGTGGCAGCGCAGCATCGACGGCGTGCCGTTCACGAGCGGCCGCACCTACCTGCAGCTGGGCCTCAGCGACAACGTCACCTACACCTCCGACCCGACCCGACCGATCGACGACCGCGTCAGCGACATCGCGATCGACGGCGCGTTCGTCACGCCCGACCAGGAGATCCGCGTCGCGAGCTCGTCGTTCCTGATCGGCGTGATGGGCTCGAACGCGGGTGACAACTTCTGGAGCTTCGGCGAGGGCACCGATGAGCGCGACTCCGGACTCGTCGACCAGGACGCGCTGCTGGCCTACCTGGCCGCCAACCCTGGGCTCGCTCCCGATTACACCGTGCGCCACGTCGACGTGGTCGGCCTGCCCGACGCTCCGGTGACCGCCGGCACCGAGCTGACGGTCGAGGTCAATCTCATCGACCGCATCCGCTCGCTCGGTGCGGTCGCCTCCGAGACCGTCGAGATCCTCGATGAGACAGGCGCCGTTGTGGGCTCGGGCGACGTCGTCGCCGGCGCCACCGCGACCTCGGCGACCGTGACCTTCACGCCGTCGACGCCGGCGACCGACGTCGCCAGCCCCGCGCTGCAGACCTACACCGTGCGGGCCACCAACGGCTCGGAGATCCCGTTCCAGCTCGAGGTCGCTGCGCCGACCTCGCGCATCGCGGGCGCCGACCGCTTCGAGACGGCGGTCGACATCTCCGAGTCGGCCTACCAGGCGGGTGCTGACGTGGTCTACGTCGCCAGCGGCGAGGTCTGGCCCGACGCGCTGACCGCCGGCCCGGCGGCTGCGCACGAGGGCGGCCCGCTGCTCCTGGTGCGCCGTGACTCGGTCGCCGACTCGGTGGTGGGCGAGATCGCGCGCCTCGGCGCCGAGCGCGTCGTGATCGTCGGCGGCGAGCCGTCGGTCGGTGCCGACGTCGCCGACGCGATCGCCGCCATCGAGACGGTCACCACGGTCGACCGCCTCGCGGGCGACGACCGCTTCGACACCAGCCTGATGGTCGCCGAGTACGCGTTCGAGTCGGCTGCCGGTGCCTACATCACCACCGGCCTGCGCTTCCCGGACGCGCTGTCGGCCGGAGCCGCGGCGGGTCACCTCGACATGCCGCTCGTGCTGGTCGACCCCCGCTTCGCGGTGCCGGCTGCCACGGTCGACGTGCTCGACGGCCTCGGCATCGGTGCGGTGCGCATCGTCGGCGACATCAACGCGGTGCCGTCGTCGGTCGCCGGCCAGCTGGTCGACGAGGGCTTCAGCGTGCGTCGCCTCGGCGGCTCCGACCGGTTCGTCACCAGCGCCATCGTCACCATGTCGGCGTTCGACGCGGCACCCAACGGCGCCTACCTCGCCTCCGGCCTGAACTTCCCCGATGCCCTCGCGGGCAGCGCGGTCGCGGGTGCGCAGGGCGCGCCGCTCCTCATCAGCCAGCCCGGCTGCGTGCCGGAGCGCGTGCTGACCGAGCTCGAGCGCCTGCAGCCGGCCTCGGTCACGCTGCTCGGCGGCGAGCCGTCGCTCTCGGCAGGCGTCGCCTGGCTGCGCTCCTGCAGCTGA
- a CDS encoding dihydrofolate reductase family protein has product MGKIVFDTASTLNGFLADDQHSLSWLFAVAGGTEPDPTLLPQAATILVEGAHTYEWMLREWQGADAQQWQEFAGARPIFVFTSRELPVPEGADVRFLRGDVAAALPTLREAAGEGDIWLIGGGDLVGQFFDAGALDEIAVTVAPVTLPSGAPLLPRRIESDRLTLVEARQVGQFARLAYRVG; this is encoded by the coding sequence ATGGGCAAGATCGTCTTCGACACCGCATCCACCCTCAACGGCTTCCTCGCCGACGACCAGCATTCGCTCTCCTGGCTCTTCGCCGTCGCCGGCGGCACCGAGCCCGACCCGACGCTGCTGCCGCAGGCGGCGACGATCCTCGTCGAGGGCGCGCACACCTACGAGTGGATGCTGCGCGAATGGCAGGGGGCCGACGCGCAGCAGTGGCAGGAGTTCGCCGGTGCTCGACCGATCTTCGTGTTCACGAGCCGCGAGCTGCCGGTGCCGGAAGGCGCAGACGTGCGCTTCCTGCGCGGCGATGTCGCCGCGGCGCTGCCGACCCTGCGCGAAGCCGCGGGCGAGGGCGACATCTGGCTCATCGGCGGCGGCGACCTGGTCGGGCAGTTCTTCGACGCCGGCGCGCTCGACGAGATCGCCGTGACCGTCGCGCCCGTCACGCTGCCGAGCGGTGCGCCGCTGCTGCCCCGACGCATCGAGTCCGACCGCCTCACGCTCGTCGAGGCGCGGCAGGTCGGGCAGTTCGCGCGGCTCGCGTACCGGGTCGGCTGA
- a CDS encoding lysine--tRNA ligase: MTETPADRTSEHERADWVSRLADEVIAEAAARGTRPVAASGISPSGPIHLGNFREVMSPHLVVDELQRRGIDAEHIFSWDDYDRFRKVPAGIEGVDETWAEHIGKPLTSVPAPPGSAEQSWAAHFRAQAEASFAEVGIRYRGISQTEQYRAGAYTEQILHAMRHRPEIDAILAQYRTLPAAKDEDEALQAALDASSGAASEDDGSGGTEYYPYKPYCTSCGKDLTTIEAYDDDSTEMTYSCQCGHRETVLLREFRSGKLVWKVDWPMRWAFEKVVFEPSGVDHQSPGSSFQVGLELAPVFGWQRPLGPMYAFVGFGGVAKMSSSRGGAPVPADALAVMEAPVLRWLYARRRMNQSFDVAFGSELQRTYDEWDALLRKAAAGTAGEAELAALERATASAHERLPETPRRVAYRTLASVVDLTFGDEAQILRILSGLDADDPITDLEPLRPRLDRVEAWVATHMPAEEHTVVRDSPDREALEALTETERDALRLLVDGGMGLPPIEEAWTLDGLTNQAYGVAKVQRGLEPDALVKGDKELSAAQRAFFALLYRLLVGRETGPRIPTLLLAIGRERVRSLLAP; this comes from the coding sequence GTGACCGAGACGCCCGCAGACCGCACTTCCGAGCACGAGCGCGCCGACTGGGTCTCGCGCCTGGCCGACGAGGTGATCGCCGAGGCCGCCGCCCGCGGCACCCGACCGGTCGCCGCATCCGGCATCTCGCCGTCGGGCCCCATCCACCTGGGCAACTTCCGCGAGGTGATGAGCCCGCACCTCGTCGTCGACGAGCTGCAGCGGCGCGGGATCGACGCCGAGCACATCTTCAGCTGGGACGACTACGACCGGTTCCGCAAGGTGCCCGCGGGCATCGAGGGGGTCGACGAGACGTGGGCCGAGCACATCGGCAAGCCGCTGACCAGCGTGCCCGCCCCGCCCGGCAGCGCCGAGCAGAGCTGGGCCGCGCACTTCCGCGCCCAGGCGGAGGCCTCGTTCGCCGAGGTCGGCATCCGCTACCGCGGCATCAGCCAGACGGAGCAGTACCGGGCGGGCGCCTACACCGAGCAGATCCTGCACGCGATGCGCCACCGCCCCGAGATCGACGCGATCCTCGCGCAGTACCGCACGCTGCCCGCCGCGAAGGACGAGGACGAGGCGCTGCAGGCCGCCCTCGACGCCTCCTCCGGTGCCGCCAGCGAGGACGACGGCTCGGGCGGCACCGAGTACTACCCGTACAAGCCCTACTGCACGAGCTGCGGCAAGGACCTCACGACCATCGAGGCGTACGACGACGACTCGACCGAGATGACCTACTCGTGCCAGTGCGGCCACCGCGAGACGGTGCTGCTGCGCGAGTTCCGGTCGGGCAAGCTGGTGTGGAAGGTCGACTGGCCGATGCGCTGGGCCTTCGAGAAGGTGGTCTTCGAGCCCTCGGGCGTTGACCACCAGTCGCCCGGCTCGTCGTTCCAGGTGGGCCTCGAGCTGGCGCCGGTCTTCGGCTGGCAGCGGCCGCTCGGCCCGATGTACGCGTTCGTCGGCTTCGGCGGCGTCGCCAAGATGTCCTCCTCGCGCGGCGGCGCACCCGTGCCCGCCGACGCGCTGGCGGTCATGGAGGCGCCGGTGCTGCGCTGGCTCTACGCCCGCCGCCGCATGAACCAGTCGTTCGACGTCGCTTTCGGCTCCGAGCTGCAGCGCACCTACGACGAGTGGGATGCGCTGCTGCGGAAGGCCGCGGCCGGCACGGCGGGCGAGGCGGAGCTCGCGGCGCTCGAACGAGCCACCGCCTCCGCGCACGAGCGGCTGCCCGAGACCCCGCGCCGCGTCGCCTACCGCACCCTCGCCTCGGTCGTCGACCTCACCTTCGGCGACGAGGCGCAGATCCTGCGCATCCTGAGCGGCCTCGACGCCGACGACCCGATCACCGACCTCGAGCCGCTGCGCCCGCGCCTCGACCGGGTGGAGGCGTGGGTCGCGACGCACATGCCGGCCGAGGAGCACACGGTCGTGCGCGACAGCCCCGACCGCGAGGCGCTCGAGGCGCTCACCGAGACCGAGCGCGACGCGCTGCGGCTGCTCGTCGACGGCGGCATGGGGCTGCCGCCGATCGAGGAGGCATGGACGCTCGACGGGCTCACCAACCAGGCCTACGGCGTCGCGAAGGTGCAGCGAGGCCTCGAGCCCGACGCGCTGGTGAAGGGCGACAAGGAGCTCTCGGCCGCGCAGCGCGCGTTCTTCGCGCTGCTCTACCGGCTGCTGGTCGGCCGCGAGACCGGCCCGCGCATCCCGACGCTGCTGCTCGCGATCGGTCGCGAGCGGGTGCGGTCCCTGCTCGCCCCGTGA